In Dama dama isolate Ldn47 chromosome X, ASM3311817v1, whole genome shotgun sequence, one genomic interval encodes:
- the CLCN4 gene encoding H(+)/Cl(-) exchange transporter 4 isoform X1 has translation MVNTGVISGSENLMDFLDEPFPDVGTYEDFHTIDWLREKSRDTDRHRKITSKSKESIWEFIKSLLDAWSGWAVMLLIGLLAGTLAGVIDLAVDWMTDLKEGICLSAFWYSHEQCCWTSNETTFEDRDKCPLWQKWSELLVNQSEGASAYILNYLMYILWALLFAFLAVSLVRVFAPYACGSGIPEIKTILSGFIIRGYLGKWTLLIKTVTLVLVVSSGLSLGKEGPLVHVACCCGNFFSSLFSKYSKNEGKRREVLSAAAAAGVSVAFGAPIGGVLFSLEEVSYYFPLKTLWRSFFAALVAAFTLRSINPFGNSRLVLFYVEYHTPWYMAELFPFILLGVFGGLWGTLFIRCNIAWCRRRKTTKLGKYPVLEVIAVTAITAIVAYPNPYTRRSTSELISELFNDCGALESSQLCDYINDPNMTRPVDDIPDRPAGVGVYTAIWQLALALIFKIIITIFTFGMKIPSGLFIPSMAVGAMAGRMVGIGVEQLAYHHHDWIIFRNWCRPGADCVTPGLYAMVGAAACLGGVTRMTVSLVVIMFELTGGLEYIVPLMAAAVTSKWVADAFGKEGIYEAHIHLNGYPFLDVKDEFTHRTLATDVMRPRRGEPPLSVLTQDSMTVEDVETLIKETDYNGFPVVVSRDSERLIGFAQRRELILAIKNARQRQEGIVSDSVMYFTEEPPELPANSPQPLKLRRVLNLSPFTVTDHTPMETVVDIFRKLGLRQCLVTRSGRLLGIITKKDVLRHMAQMANQDPESIMFN, from the exons ATGGTCAATACAGGAGTGATCAGTGGTTCTGAAAACCTGATGGATTTCCTCGACGAGCCATTCCCTGATGTGGGGACATATGAGGACTTCCACACCATCGACTGGCTGAGGGAAAAATCACGGGACACCGACAGACACAGGAAG aTAACCAGCAAAAGCAAGGAGTCCATATGGGAGTTCATCAAGAGCTTGCTGGATGCCTGGTCGGGATGGGCAGTCATGCTGCTCATCGGCCTGCTGGCAG GCACTCTGGCCGGGGTCATCGATCTTGCTGTCGACTGGATGACCGACCTGAAAGAGGGCATCTGCCTGTCCGCCTTCTGGTATAGCCATGAGCAGTGCTGCTGGACTTCCAATGAGACCACGTTTGAGGACAGGGACAAGTGTCCCCTGTGGCAGAAGTGGTCGGAGCTGCTGGTGAATCAGTCGGAG GGTGCCAGTGCTTACATTCTGAATTACCTAATGTACATCCTGTGGGCATTGCTGTTTGCATTTCTGGCCGTCTCCCTGGTACGAGTATTTGCACCATATGCCTGTGGCTCTGGTATACCCGAG ATAAAGACCATCCTGAGTGGCTTCATCATCAGGGGCTACTTGGGCAAGTGGACCCTGCTGATCAAGACTGTCACGCTGGTGCTGGTGGTGTCCTCAGGCCTGAGCCTGGGCAAGGAAGGGCCGCTGGTGCACGTGGCCTGTTGCTGTGGCAACTTCTTCAGCAGCCTTTTCTCCAAGTACAGCAAGAACGAGGGCAAAAGGCGTGAG GTGCTGTCAGCTGCGGCCGCTGCCGGGGTCTCCGTGGCCTTTGGTGCTCCGATTGGGGGTGTGCTTTTCAGTCTGGAAGAG GTCAGCTATTACTTTCCCTTAAAGACCCTGTGGCGGTCCTTTTTTGCGGCCCTGGTGGCAGCCTTCACGCTGCGATCCATCAATCCATTTGGGAACAGCCGCCTCGTCCTCTTCTACGTGGAGTATCACACGCCCTGGTACATGGCTGAGCTCTTCCCCTTCATCCTGCTTGGAGTCTTCGGGGGCTTGTGGGGGACCCTCTTCATCCGCTGCAACATTGCCTGGTGCCGGAGGCGCAAGACCACCAAGCTGGGGAAGTACCCAGTGTTGGAGGTCATCGCAGTGACTGCCATCACTGCTATTGTTGCCTACCCCAACCCCTACACACGCCGCAGCACAAGCGAGCTCATTTCCGAGCTCTTCAATGATTGCGGGGCCCTTGAGTCCTCCCAGCTGTGTGACTACATCAACGACCCCAACATGACGCGGCCCGTGGATGACATCCCTGACCGGCCAGCTGGGGTTGGGGTTTACACGGCCATCTGGCAGCTGGCCCTGGCACTGATCTTCAAGATCATCATTACCATATTCACCTTTGGCATGAAG ATCCCATCTGGCCTCTTCATCCCCAGCATGGCTGTGGGGGCCATGGCGGGCAGGATGGTGGGAATCGGTGTGGAGCAGCTGGCTTACCATCACCATGACTGGATCATCTTCAGGAATTGGTGCAGGCCCGGTGCAGACTGCGTCACCCCAGGGCTCTATGCCATGGTGGGGGCTGCAGCTTGCCTAG GTGGCGTTACCAGGATGACGGTATCATTGGTGGTCATCATGTTCGAATTGACAGGAGGCCTCGAGTACATCGTACCCCTGATGGCAGCAGCCGTGACCAGCAAGTGGGTGGCCGATGCCTTCGGGAAGGAAGGCATCTATGAGGCCCACATCCACTTGAATGGGTACCCATTCCTGGACGTGAAGGACGAGTTCACCCACCGCACGCTGGCCACTGATGTCATGCGGCCGCGGCGGGGGGAACCGCCCCTGTCGGTGCTCACCCAGGACAGCATGACTGTCGAGGACGTGGAGACACTCATCAAGGAGACTGACTACAACGGCTTCCCTGTGGTTGTCTCCAGGGACTCAGAGCGCCTCATCGGCTTTGCCCAGAGGAGAGAGCTGATTCTTGCCATAA AGAATGCCAGACAGAGGCAGGAGGGCATCgtaagtgactcagtcatgtacTTCACTGAGGAGCCCCCTGAGCTGCCGGCCAACAGTCCACAGCCCCTGAAGCTGCGGCGCGTCCTGAACCTCAGCCCTTTCACGGTCACCGACCACACCCCGATGGAGACTGTGGTGGACATCTTCCGGAAGCTGGGGCTCCGCCAGTGCTTGGTGACCCGGAGCGG
- the CLCN4 gene encoding H(+)/Cl(-) exchange transporter 4 isoform X2, which produces MVNTGVISGSENLMDFLDEPFPDVGTYEDFHTIDWLREKSRDTDRHRKITSKSKESIWEFIKSLLDAWSGWAVMLLIGLLAGTLAGVIDLAVDWMTDLKEGICLSAFWYSHEQCCWTSNETTFEDRDKCPLWQKWSELLVNQSEGASAYILNYLMYILWALLFAFLAVSLVRVFAPYACGSGIPEIKTILSGFIIRGYLGKWTLLIKTVTLVLVVSSGLSLGKEGPLVHVACCCGNFFSSLFSKYSKNEGKRREVLSAAAAAGVSVAFGAPIGGVLFSLEEVSYYFPLKTLWRSFFAALVAAFTLRSINPFGNSRLVLFYVEYHTPWYMAELFPFILLGVFGGLWGTLFIRCNIAWCRRRKTTKLGKYPVLEVIAVTAITAIVAYPNPYTRRSTSELISELFNDCGALESSQLCDYINDPNMTRPVDDIPDRPAGVGVYTAIWQLALALIFKIIITIFTFGMKIPSGLFIPSMAVGAMAGRMVGIGVEQLAYHHHDWIIFRNWCRPGADCVTPGLYAMVGAAACLGGVTRMTVSLVVIMFELTGGLEYIVPLMAAAVTSKWVADAFGKEGIYEAHIHLNGYPFLDVKDEFTHRTLATDVMRPRRGEPPLSVLTQDSMTVEDVETLIKETDYNGFPVVVSRDSERLIGFAQRRELILAIRDFLALSRKRMF; this is translated from the exons ATGGTCAATACAGGAGTGATCAGTGGTTCTGAAAACCTGATGGATTTCCTCGACGAGCCATTCCCTGATGTGGGGACATATGAGGACTTCCACACCATCGACTGGCTGAGGGAAAAATCACGGGACACCGACAGACACAGGAAG aTAACCAGCAAAAGCAAGGAGTCCATATGGGAGTTCATCAAGAGCTTGCTGGATGCCTGGTCGGGATGGGCAGTCATGCTGCTCATCGGCCTGCTGGCAG GCACTCTGGCCGGGGTCATCGATCTTGCTGTCGACTGGATGACCGACCTGAAAGAGGGCATCTGCCTGTCCGCCTTCTGGTATAGCCATGAGCAGTGCTGCTGGACTTCCAATGAGACCACGTTTGAGGACAGGGACAAGTGTCCCCTGTGGCAGAAGTGGTCGGAGCTGCTGGTGAATCAGTCGGAG GGTGCCAGTGCTTACATTCTGAATTACCTAATGTACATCCTGTGGGCATTGCTGTTTGCATTTCTGGCCGTCTCCCTGGTACGAGTATTTGCACCATATGCCTGTGGCTCTGGTATACCCGAG ATAAAGACCATCCTGAGTGGCTTCATCATCAGGGGCTACTTGGGCAAGTGGACCCTGCTGATCAAGACTGTCACGCTGGTGCTGGTGGTGTCCTCAGGCCTGAGCCTGGGCAAGGAAGGGCCGCTGGTGCACGTGGCCTGTTGCTGTGGCAACTTCTTCAGCAGCCTTTTCTCCAAGTACAGCAAGAACGAGGGCAAAAGGCGTGAG GTGCTGTCAGCTGCGGCCGCTGCCGGGGTCTCCGTGGCCTTTGGTGCTCCGATTGGGGGTGTGCTTTTCAGTCTGGAAGAG GTCAGCTATTACTTTCCCTTAAAGACCCTGTGGCGGTCCTTTTTTGCGGCCCTGGTGGCAGCCTTCACGCTGCGATCCATCAATCCATTTGGGAACAGCCGCCTCGTCCTCTTCTACGTGGAGTATCACACGCCCTGGTACATGGCTGAGCTCTTCCCCTTCATCCTGCTTGGAGTCTTCGGGGGCTTGTGGGGGACCCTCTTCATCCGCTGCAACATTGCCTGGTGCCGGAGGCGCAAGACCACCAAGCTGGGGAAGTACCCAGTGTTGGAGGTCATCGCAGTGACTGCCATCACTGCTATTGTTGCCTACCCCAACCCCTACACACGCCGCAGCACAAGCGAGCTCATTTCCGAGCTCTTCAATGATTGCGGGGCCCTTGAGTCCTCCCAGCTGTGTGACTACATCAACGACCCCAACATGACGCGGCCCGTGGATGACATCCCTGACCGGCCAGCTGGGGTTGGGGTTTACACGGCCATCTGGCAGCTGGCCCTGGCACTGATCTTCAAGATCATCATTACCATATTCACCTTTGGCATGAAG ATCCCATCTGGCCTCTTCATCCCCAGCATGGCTGTGGGGGCCATGGCGGGCAGGATGGTGGGAATCGGTGTGGAGCAGCTGGCTTACCATCACCATGACTGGATCATCTTCAGGAATTGGTGCAGGCCCGGTGCAGACTGCGTCACCCCAGGGCTCTATGCCATGGTGGGGGCTGCAGCTTGCCTAG GTGGCGTTACCAGGATGACGGTATCATTGGTGGTCATCATGTTCGAATTGACAGGAGGCCTCGAGTACATCGTACCCCTGATGGCAGCAGCCGTGACCAGCAAGTGGGTGGCCGATGCCTTCGGGAAGGAAGGCATCTATGAGGCCCACATCCACTTGAATGGGTACCCATTCCTGGACGTGAAGGACGAGTTCACCCACCGCACGCTGGCCACTGATGTCATGCGGCCGCGGCGGGGGGAACCGCCCCTGTCGGTGCTCACCCAGGACAGCATGACTGTCGAGGACGTGGAGACACTCATCAAGGAGACTGACTACAACGGCTTCCCTGTGGTTGTCTCCAGGGACTCAGAGCGCCTCATCGGCTTTGCCCAGAGGAGAGAGCTGATTCTTGCCATAA